The Apibacter raozihei DNA segment TTGCGGGAATTATCGGAAACGAAGTTGGATATTGGTTCGGAAGAAAAAGTGGTCCGTACTTATATACAAGAAAAGATACTTTTCTTTTTAAGAAAAAATATTTGTTTCAGGCAAAAGACTTTTACGATAAACATGGAGGCGGTGCTATAATACTTGCCCGTTTTCTTCCAATATTACGAACCTTTGCTCCTATTGTTGCCGGCATTGTACAAATGAGTAAAGGAAAATATCTTTTATACAACGTGATAGGTTCTGTAGCCTGGTCTTTTTCATTAATTTTTGCAGGACACTATTTATACAAAATATTCTTAGAAAATTTCCATTTCGATCTAAAACGACACATTGAAACCATTGTATTACTCATGGTTTTGATAACTACTGTTCCGGTGCTTTATAGACTTTTCTTTAAGAAAAGCAAAGAAGAAGAAGAATAAAAAATTACAATTAACTTATATAAAATAATAATGCACTGTATCAATTACAGTGCATTATTATTTTTTTCAGCTTTTTAAGTTCAATAACTTTGACACTTTTGGAAAAGTTAAGCAAAAGCTTTATGGTATAATCAGAAGGGCCGTCCCCTCCTTTATTAAAATTAATAGATTTTTTTTGCATAGAATGTTATTTTTAATCTAAATGTCTATGCTTAAGAACGCTACTCTTCTAAAAATTATTGTGCTTAATTCTATAAAAAAGCAATATTTTTTAATTCTATAATTTTTCTGAGATTAATAATAGCATATCGCATTCTTCCTAATGCCGTATTTATACCTACATTAGTCTCTTCTGCAATTTCTTTAAAGCTCAAACCTTTATAAAAGCGAAGCTCCAATACTTCTCTTTGATCCTCAGGAAGAGTTTCTACAAGCTTCTTTAAATCTGAAACTATTTGATCATTAATCATTAAATCCTCTATAGAATGTTCAGAAACCTTTACAAAGTCGAAAACGTTATAGTCTTCATTTTGACCACTAGTTTCATTAACAAATTTAGCTTTATTGGATATTCTGAAATGATCAACAATTAAATTATGTGAAATTCGCAAAACCCAAGGGAGAAATTTACCTTCTTCGTTATATTTACCTTCTTTGAGAGTAAGAATAACTTTAATAAAGACGTCTTGAAATAAGTCTTCAGCTAATTCAGGATTATTAACTTTTCTGTTTATATAATTAAATACCCTGATTTTATGCCTATGCAACAATGCCTCAAGCGCACTTTCTTTTCCTTTAATATAATCGTGAACAAGTTCACAATCTGTTTTATGCATCATACTCTACAGTATTAAGTTTTAAAATAGAGTAGAATTATTTCAATAGGCTTACTTTTTATTGTTTGTGCAAATGTAAGACCTAAATTTTAATTTAACACAACTTTTTCTAAAAAATAGATGTTTTTTTAAATAAAATAAATAAAACAGTTCTTTTTTTTTGAAAATCAGCAATTTATATGATTTATATTAGCATTTTTTTACATTTTTTTTAACACATATTTTCAATATATTGAATATCAGTAATTTATATCTTAATTATTTTTTCAGTAAGCTTTATAAATAGTTGCATAATATTTTTTAGATATAGAACTAATTTATATATTGCGACCTGAAATTAATATTAGCATGAATAAAGTAAAGTATCAGTTAGAATTTGACATGAAATGTTCTACTACTCTTCTTTTTGAGTATATAGGAACTTCTTCAGGAATGGGCGAATGGTTAGCAGATGATGTTATTGAACGTGGAGATGAATTTACCTTTATCTGGGGCGACCAACAGGAAATTGCCAGTTTAATCAGATATAAGGAGGAATCTTTTGTTCGTTTTAGATGGGAAGAAGATGAAGGCACAAAATACTTTTGGGAGCTTGCTATTCATATTGATGATGTTACTAATGATGTAGCTTTGGTTATTACCGATTTTGCAGAAGAAAATGATTTGGATCATTCCAAATTATATTGGACCAATTTAATTGATGATCTTAAAAAGATTATAGGTTCATAAATACGTTTTTTGCGAATCTCCGGATTTATATTCGGATGATCATGAATTCTATTAATATAAAATTTTATATATTATTCAATTATAAATAATATGAAAGTTATCTTCAATGGTTCTATCGTAGAAGAGAAAGATTTAATTGTCAATTATACCCAAAAGAATTTTTTTACTGGAGATTTTGTAAATGGATTTTGCTGGTTTTTTCAAAATAAAATTTTATTTTGGGAAGATGTTTATTTTCAGCTTATGGCATCCATGAGAAAAATGAGGATAAACATTCCACTATCCTTTACACCGGAGATGTTTGAAAAGGAAATAATGATTTTGTCTGACCATCTGCATACATCACAAGGAAGAATAAAACTTACTGTATTCAGAAATCAAATTCCGGAAAATGCACCGGATGTAATTATTGAATTTTTACCTTATAAAGATTTTTATAATACAAAAGGTTTAGAATTGGATGTATATAAAGAAATACAAATATTTCCAACTCTTTTATCAGCACTTTATATTTATCATCCTGTAAATATTGTAGCAGAGCAATATGCTTATGAAAATGAACTTCAGGAATTAATACTACTCAATCAGGATAAAAGGATAGCACGCTCTATCTTTGGAAACCTCTTCCTTATCCAGGACAATTTAATTGTTTCTAACTCTACACAGGAAGGTGCTTATCTTTCAGTTCTAAAGAAAAATTTTATTACTTTTTTGCGTGAAAAAACCGAGTATATTTATAAAGAAGAAAATCTTTCACCTTTTCAGACACAATCAGCACAAGAAATATTTATTCTTAGTGAAGAACATGGATTTATTCCAGTAAAGAAAGTACGCAAAAGTAATTTCAAAAATGAAATATCTCATTTATTATCCAAAAAATTTACAGGTTACGCTTTAGAGGTTTCTAGAAAATAAAAAAGGTCGCATAAGCGACCTCAAACTAAAACCACAAAAAAATGAGAAAGAAATTACACAAGTGTGTAATTTAACTTGCTTTCGAAATTGAGTTAACTAAATAACTCCTTTTCTCTAATACAAAATTACTATCAATTACCAATAGATTCCAATAATACTTATAAAATTAATTTATAGTGTCGATAGTACGTTTAATATATTCCTGTATTAATAACGAGTTATAAAGGAATTGGTGTCCAAAAAAAATTATGCTTGAATTATAAAAATGGTTGGTTTTTTATGAAAATCCATTTTTTTCGCTTTCCATTCCCTGCAACTTAATGTTAAAATTGACTCATCTGGAAGAGTTATATGTGTAGCTACACATAATTGAGTTTGAGGGTGCAAATATTTTAATAAATCATCAAATAATGACTGGTTTCGATAAGGAGTTTCCATAAATATTTGTGAAGAACCGGTATTTTTACTGATAGATTCCAGATGTTGAACTGATTTTTTTCGTTGCTGTGAATCAATAGGAAGATATCCATGAAATG contains these protein-coding regions:
- a CDS encoding DedA family protein translates to MSDFSWGQLVNPEFYIKLGGIYLVLFIVFAETGLFAGFFLPGDSLLFLSGIYSRELFREILVIDSDFLNVFLLASMVALAGIIGNEVGYWFGRKSGPYLYTRKDTFLFKKKYLFQAKDFYDKHGGGAIILARFLPILRTFAPIVAGIVQMSKGKYLLYNVIGSVAWSFSLIFAGHYLYKIFLENFHFDLKRHIETIVLLMVLITTVPVLYRLFFKKSKEEEE
- a CDS encoding RNA polymerase sigma factor → MMHKTDCELVHDYIKGKESALEALLHRHKIRVFNYINRKVNNPELAEDLFQDVFIKVILTLKEGKYNEEGKFLPWVLRISHNLIVDHFRISNKAKFVNETSGQNEDYNVFDFVKVSEHSIEDLMINDQIVSDLKKLVETLPEDQREVLELRFYKGLSFKEIAEETNVGINTALGRMRYAIINLRKIIELKNIAFL
- a CDS encoding START-like domain-containing protein, with the protein product MNKVKYQLEFDMKCSTTLLFEYIGTSSGMGEWLADDVIERGDEFTFIWGDQQEIASLIRYKEESFVRFRWEEDEGTKYFWELAIHIDDVTNDVALVITDFAEENDLDHSKLYWTNLIDDLKKIIGS
- a CDS encoding aminotransferase class IV, which encodes MKVIFNGSIVEEKDLIVNYTQKNFFTGDFVNGFCWFFQNKILFWEDVYFQLMASMRKMRINIPLSFTPEMFEKEIMILSDHLHTSQGRIKLTVFRNQIPENAPDVIIEFLPYKDFYNTKGLELDVYKEIQIFPTLLSALYIYHPVNIVAEQYAYENELQELILLNQDKRIARSIFGNLFLIQDNLIVSNSTQEGAYLSVLKKNFITFLREKTEYIYKEENLSPFQTQSAQEIFILSEEHGFIPVKKVRKSNFKNEISHLLSKKFTGYALEVSRK